One region of Demequina sp. TMPB413 genomic DNA includes:
- a CDS encoding uracil-DNA glycosylase family protein: MAPELIGYQAVIDWMGTPYVTLRDVWPDAPRAAIVGLNPPPGSVAKGHYYQGPVGQRQMHRLVAGGLLPTPPDGRTFEGVGASVGIGFTDIVKRPTVGEKDLTRAELEYGMSILGAKLAERDVPVVICVYRQPVRALLGDEGVPGWQEARTAWGARVFRMPGPYTGTALAASIVKGLGERVREL, translated from the coding sequence GTGGCGCCTGAGCTGATCGGCTACCAGGCCGTGATCGACTGGATGGGCACACCGTACGTCACGCTGCGGGACGTGTGGCCGGACGCACCGCGCGCCGCGATCGTCGGCCTCAACCCGCCTCCCGGCTCGGTGGCCAAGGGCCACTACTACCAAGGGCCGGTGGGACAGCGTCAGATGCATCGCCTGGTTGCGGGAGGCCTGCTGCCCACGCCGCCAGACGGACGGACCTTTGAAGGGGTCGGGGCGAGCGTCGGGATTGGCTTCACCGACATCGTGAAGCGCCCCACCGTCGGCGAGAAGGACCTGACGCGAGCGGAGCTGGAGTACGGCATGAGCATTCTGGGAGCGAAGCTTGCCGAGCGCGACGTGCCGGTGGTGATCTGCGTGTACCGGCAACCCGTGCGTGCGCTGCTGGGCGACGAGGGCGTGCCCGGCTGGCAAGAGGCGCGCACCGCTTGGGGCGCCAGGGTGTTCCGAATGCCCGGCCCCTACACCGGGACTGCGCTGGCGGCGAGCATCGTCAAGGGTTTGGGCGAGCGGGTGCGCGAGTTGTAG
- a CDS encoding AlkA N-terminal domain-containing protein, protein MTATMLDAHACYRASSGRDRRFDGQFVMAVRTTGIYCRPSCPARTPKPHNVEFFRTSAAAHVAGYRACKRCLPEAVPGSPEWNVREDTAARAMRLIADGVVDRSGVPALAARLGYSTRQLTRLLTEELGAGPLALARAQRAHNARHLLVSTLMPAGDVAFAAGFSSIRQFNDTIGEVFGMTPTALRERARKGEAHVAGSGVDTPGAVTVRLAAREPFDGAGVLRWLATRALDGTEHASESHYTRSLRLDRGAAVVAIAVEPGAVRVTAHVEHLTDLPALLTRTRRLLDLDADPDVIDAALAAHPLVAPAVATRPGVRIPGTFDPTEMVVRAILGQQVSVAAARTAAQGLVTSLAEPLPAALAGGPVTALFPSATALADTVFEVVRGPHARRVAVARACEAIASGAVSLDIGATRADLTAQLEALPGVGPWTSSYVAMRVLGSPDILLTGDSAARAGAKALGLPGDPNGLKATAAPLSPWRSYLMMHLWNAAVPSPSTPGED, encoded by the coding sequence ATGACAGCGACCATGCTCGACGCCCACGCGTGCTACAGGGCGTCTTCTGGGCGCGATCGTCGCTTCGACGGACAGTTTGTGATGGCCGTGCGCACCACCGGGATCTATTGCCGCCCCAGCTGCCCGGCCCGCACCCCCAAGCCGCACAACGTCGAGTTCTTCCGCACCTCGGCAGCGGCCCACGTTGCGGGTTACAGGGCGTGCAAGCGTTGCCTGCCCGAGGCGGTCCCCGGCAGCCCCGAGTGGAACGTCAGGGAGGACACCGCCGCAAGGGCTATGCGGCTCATCGCCGACGGCGTGGTTGACCGCAGCGGAGTGCCAGCCTTGGCGGCGCGGTTGGGGTATTCGACGCGGCAACTGACGCGGCTGCTCACCGAGGAGTTGGGCGCGGGACCGCTCGCCCTCGCGCGAGCCCAGCGAGCGCACAACGCGCGCCACCTGTTGGTGTCGACGCTCATGCCAGCGGGCGACGTGGCCTTCGCCGCTGGCTTCTCCTCGATCAGGCAGTTCAACGACACCATCGGCGAGGTGTTCGGTATGACGCCCACCGCCTTGCGCGAGCGGGCGCGCAAGGGGGAAGCGCACGTGGCAGGGAGCGGCGTCGATACTCCCGGCGCCGTTACCGTGCGACTCGCTGCGCGAGAGCCCTTCGACGGGGCGGGCGTGCTGAGGTGGCTCGCGACCCGCGCCCTCGACGGGACGGAGCACGCTTCCGAATCGCACTACACGCGCTCGCTGAGGCTCGATCGCGGGGCGGCGGTGGTGGCTATCGCGGTCGAGCCAGGAGCGGTGCGGGTGACTGCGCACGTGGAGCACCTGACCGACTTGCCGGCCCTGCTCACGCGCACCCGGCGCTTGCTTGATCTCGACGCCGACCCCGACGTGATCGACGCGGCGCTCGCAGCACACCCGCTTGTGGCCCCGGCGGTGGCCACGCGCCCTGGGGTTCGCATCCCCGGCACTTTCGATCCCACCGAGATGGTGGTGCGCGCCATCCTCGGTCAGCAAGTCTCCGTTGCCGCCGCCCGCACCGCGGCCCAGGGCCTCGTGACCAGCCTTGCAGAGCCGCTACCGGCCGCGCTGGCTGGCGGTCCTGTGACCGCCCTGTTCCCCTCGGCGACCGCGCTGGCCGACACGGTGTTCGAGGTGGTCAGGGGCCCGCACGCACGCAGGGTCGCCGTGGCAAGAGCGTGCGAGGCGATAGCTTCCGGGGCCGTCTCGCTCGACATCGGCGCCACCCGGGCGGACCTCACGGCCCAGCTCGAGGCGCTTCCAGGTGTGGGGCCGTGGACGTCGAGCTACGTCGCCATGCGCGTGCTGGGCAGCCCCGACATCTTGCTGACCGGCGACTCGGCCGCGCGGGCGGGGGCGAAGGCCCTTGGCCTGCCGGGCGACCCGAACGGACTCAAAGCCACCGCCGCGCCGCTGTCTCCATGGCGCAGCTACCTCATGATGCACCTCTGGAACGCAGCGGTGCCGTCCCCCTCGACCCCAGGAGAAGACTGA
- a CDS encoding methylated-DNA--[protein]-cysteine S-methyltransferase: protein MYCYETLDTPDGPFTIVEDPQGAVVASAWSTDVHAVAARARIAADDLGEGSCRASAAVRAYYAGDSAALDGVEIAQRGTPFQLAVWGALRKIAPGEVRRYGELAAAFGSPGASRAVGAACGRNAVALFVPCHRVVGAAGSLTGFAWGVDIKRSLLAREGVKIAG, encoded by the coding sequence ATGTATTGCTACGAGACCCTCGACACCCCCGACGGCCCCTTCACCATCGTCGAAGATCCCCAAGGCGCCGTCGTGGCCTCGGCGTGGTCGACCGACGTGCACGCCGTCGCCGCCCGTGCCCGCATCGCCGCCGATGATCTGGGCGAAGGGTCGTGCCGAGCGTCGGCCGCTGTGAGGGCCTACTACGCGGGAGACTCGGCCGCCCTGGACGGCGTCGAGATCGCGCAACGAGGCACCCCATTCCAGCTGGCGGTGTGGGGGGCCCTGCGCAAGATCGCGCCGGGAGAGGTGCGCCGCTACGGCGAGTTGGCCGCGGCGTTCGGCAGCCCTGGAGCGAGCAGGGCGGTCGGCGCGGCATGTGGCCGCAACGCCGTCGCGTTGTTTGTGCCGTGCCACCGCGTGGTCGGTGCCGCCGGATCCCTGACGGGGTTCGCATGGGGAGTGGACATCAAGCGCTCCCTGTTGGCGCGCGAGGGTGTGAAGATAGCCGGGTGA
- a CDS encoding aminoacyl-tRNA deacylase — translation MIDNPATRALRDSGIGHLVTAHGPVRSLEEAAAARGLEPWQILKTLVVRRAEDDFLLVLVPGDRQISWPKLRYLLGVSRLSMPDKDVARDITGYERGTITPFGSLPAPDGTPWPVVADALIVSREGPVSIGAGEHGVAASVDPAQLVATLSATVADVTEPL, via the coding sequence ATGATCGACAATCCGGCCACGAGGGCACTGCGAGACTCGGGGATCGGCCACCTCGTGACGGCACATGGCCCCGTGCGATCGCTCGAAGAGGCGGCCGCCGCACGAGGCCTAGAGCCGTGGCAGATCCTGAAGACGCTGGTGGTGCGGCGCGCGGAGGACGACTTCCTCTTGGTGCTCGTACCAGGCGACCGCCAGATCAGCTGGCCCAAACTGCGTTACCTCCTGGGAGTCAGCCGTCTGTCCATGCCTGACAAGGACGTCGCGCGCGACATCACGGGCTATGAGCGCGGCACCATCACACCCTTCGGTTCACTGCCAGCTCCAGACGGCACGCCTTGGCCCGTGGTCGCCGACGCTTTGATCGTGTCGCGGGAAGGCCCCGTCTCGATCGGGGCGGGGGAACACGGCGTTGCGGCAAGCGTCGACCCGGCGCAGTTGGTCGCGACGCTGAGCGCCACCGTCGCGGACGTGACGGAACCGCTGTAG
- a CDS encoding DUF1611 domain-containing protein, which translates to MRPFTTPVPDLPTPARPAVRPTAVIYCEGNFAKIDGKTANGLVRSSERYRIVAVIDSTLAGNDAGVALGGEPAGIPVVATLEQAIAVAANSARDIAGPVPRPDALIFGLAPLSGLMSAADRETVLEAVASGLDIVSGLHEFLNDDPEFAAAAAISDITLHDVRRPHATKDLRMFDGAIDTVDCVRIAVLGTDGAIGKRTTSTLLTKALNDAGIRTVMVGTGQTGLMQGAKYGVALDAIPAQFGVGELEGAVVAAWEGEHPDVIVIEGQGALSHPAYLSSTVVLRASRPQAVIMQHAPARTMLSDYPDVPMPLAAAEIALIETFGKTTVIGLTINHENMTPAEVDAAVVLYEAELGLPTTDALWREPGELVAMVTGAFPALLTPLAHTTETR; encoded by the coding sequence ATGCGCCCCTTCACGACCCCTGTCCCTGATCTGCCCACGCCCGCGCGCCCGGCGGTGCGGCCCACGGCGGTCATCTACTGCGAGGGCAACTTCGCCAAGATCGATGGCAAGACGGCCAACGGTCTGGTGCGCTCGAGCGAGCGCTATCGCATCGTCGCCGTGATCGACTCGACGCTGGCAGGGAACGACGCCGGGGTTGCCTTGGGTGGCGAGCCCGCAGGGATCCCCGTTGTCGCAACGCTCGAGCAGGCCATTGCGGTGGCGGCCAACAGCGCTCGCGACATCGCCGGACCGGTCCCGCGGCCCGACGCGCTGATCTTTGGCCTCGCGCCGCTCAGCGGACTCATGTCCGCCGCAGACAGGGAGACAGTGCTCGAGGCGGTCGCTTCTGGGCTCGACATCGTGTCTGGCCTGCACGAGTTCTTGAACGACGACCCTGAGTTTGCCGCGGCCGCCGCCATCTCCGACATCACGCTGCACGACGTGCGCCGCCCGCACGCCACCAAGGATCTGAGGATGTTCGATGGCGCGATCGACACGGTCGACTGCGTGCGCATCGCGGTGCTTGGCACCGACGGCGCGATCGGCAAGCGCACTACCTCCACGCTGCTCACCAAGGCGCTCAACGATGCCGGCATCCGCACGGTCATGGTGGGTACCGGCCAGACCGGCCTGATGCAGGGAGCCAAGTACGGCGTCGCGCTCGACGCGATTCCTGCCCAGTTTGGCGTGGGCGAACTAGAAGGCGCCGTGGTGGCCGCCTGGGAGGGCGAGCACCCTGACGTGATCGTGATCGAGGGCCAGGGAGCACTCAGCCACCCCGCGTACTTGAGCTCCACCGTGGTGCTGCGGGCCTCCCGCCCGCAGGCGGTCATCATGCAGCACGCTCCCGCGCGGACGATGCTCTCCGACTACCCCGACGTGCCGATGCCACTTGCCGCCGCAGAGATTGCGCTGATCGAGACCTTTGGCAAGACCACAGTGATTGGACTCACTATTAATCACGAGAACATGACGCCTGCTGAGGTGGACGCCGCCGTGGTCCTGTATGAGGCCGAGCTGGGACTTCCCACCACCGACGCGCTGTGGCGCGAGCCGGGCGAACTCGTGGCGATGGTCACGGGAGCGTTCCCTGCGTTGCTGACCCCGCTCGCGCACACCACGGAGACCAGATGA
- a CDS encoding alanine/ornithine racemase family PLP-dependent enzyme, producing MISPRIEIDLTAVEHNARVLVTALKKRNIAVTGVTKATLGSPEVARAMMRGGVKRLADSRIENLEALHDAGIRVPMTLLRAPAPEWADRAVACAQSSMVSELGIVSALSVAAGKRALTHGIVLMVELGDLREGIMVADVLDAARIISRTRHVVLAGIGTNLACRSGVVPGDDQMQELSALATTIGSKFGVPTPVVSGGNSANLSWALGAGRVGSINDLRLGESILLGLNPLTREPVPGLRQDAFTVVAPVIESLVKPTAPWGLRGQSAFGTPEPSRSRGTIVQTIVALGRQDVDPDGLTPPVGVSILASSSDHLVLETQERLEAGTELRFAPDYSALLRAMTSPFVPERLLTHALSV from the coding sequence ATGATTTCGCCCCGCATCGAGATCGACCTGACCGCGGTCGAGCACAACGCGCGCGTCCTGGTCACCGCTCTCAAGAAGCGCAACATCGCAGTCACCGGCGTCACCAAGGCGACGCTCGGCTCTCCCGAGGTGGCGCGAGCCATGATGCGCGGCGGCGTCAAGCGCCTGGCCGACTCGCGGATCGAGAACCTTGAGGCCCTGCACGACGCGGGGATCCGCGTGCCCATGACCCTCTTGCGCGCACCGGCCCCCGAGTGGGCCGACCGCGCAGTGGCCTGTGCCCAGTCCAGCATGGTGAGCGAGCTCGGCATCGTCTCCGCGCTGTCGGTCGCCGCTGGCAAGCGCGCCCTCACCCACGGCATCGTGCTCATGGTCGAACTGGGAGACCTCCGCGAGGGCATCATGGTGGCCGACGTCTTGGACGCGGCCCGCATCATCTCGCGCACCAGGCACGTGGTGCTCGCGGGCATCGGCACCAACCTCGCGTGCCGCAGCGGGGTTGTGCCTGGCGACGATCAGATGCAGGAACTCTCCGCACTCGCCACCACCATCGGTTCCAAGTTCGGCGTGCCGACGCCTGTGGTGAGCGGCGGCAACTCGGCGAACCTGTCGTGGGCGCTTGGCGCTGGCCGCGTCGGCTCGATCAATGACCTGCGCCTGGGTGAGTCGATCTTGCTGGGGCTCAATCCCCTCACTCGCGAGCCAGTCCCCGGGCTGCGCCAGGATGCCTTCACCGTGGTCGCGCCCGTGATCGAGTCACTCGTCAAGCCCACGGCGCCGTGGGGGCTGCGCGGCCAGTCCGCCTTCGGGACTCCAGAGCCCTCGCGCAGCCGCGGCACGATCGTGCAGACCATCGTGGCGCTCGGTCGCCAAGACGTCGACCCGGACGGTTTGACCCCGCCAGTGGGAGTGTCCATCCTGGCTTCCAGCAGCGACCATCTGGTGCTCGAGACGCAAGAGCGACTCGAGGCCGGCACGGAGTTGCGCTTCGCGCCCGACTATTCGGCGCTGCTGCGCGCGATGACGTCGCCCTTTGTGCCCGAGCGGCTCCTCACTCACGCCCTCTCCGTCTAG
- a CDS encoding HNH endonuclease, producing the protein MAVSQSRRARAARKRARRVAAADNDLTPAQWEAIVAAWNGCAYCRAPASAGVSLQRDCVLPISRGGRYTLDNVVPACRSCNASKCNEEVTHWLRRKRLDERAFLMRWYEINTELGALSAPPHETAAVAE; encoded by the coding sequence GTGGCAGTGAGTCAGAGTCGTCGGGCCCGTGCAGCGCGTAAGCGCGCGCGACGGGTGGCTGCCGCTGACAACGACCTCACGCCCGCCCAGTGGGAGGCGATTGTCGCGGCCTGGAACGGCTGCGCATACTGCCGTGCCCCGGCGTCGGCCGGTGTGTCCTTGCAACGTGACTGTGTGCTCCCGATCTCCAGGGGAGGCCGCTACACGCTCGACAACGTGGTCCCCGCGTGCCGCTCGTGCAATGCGAGCAAGTGCAACGAAGAGGTCACGCATTGGCTGCGGCGCAAGCGCCTCGACGAGCGGGCCTTCTTGATGCGGTGGTACGAGATCAACACGGAGCTGGGCGCCCTCAGTGCGCCGCCGCACGAGACGGCGGCCGTAGCGGAGTGA
- a CDS encoding TerC family protein has translation MLASPFVASAPLASAADAVAPHPTIGTPGLWAGTLVAVLLVVALDFWVTHKPHAVSMREAVKWSIIYIALPLIFGVWVIAAHGSTTGIEYYTGYLVEKSLSVDNLFVFMLLLAAFAVPRELQQRVLLIGVVGALALRGIFIALGAEMLERFDWTFLLFGLILVATAVKVLRDAIDGDENEVDPDQLRSVRIIRKFWPVTNSYRSTKFSVRENGRRAVTPLLLVVIAVMSTDVVFAVDSVPAVYGITGDPYLVFVTNAFALMGLRALYFVLEGALSRLVHLGYGLAAILFFIGAKLALHWAHGIWPATPEIPTLASLAVIVGVLGIVTATSLYVTRRGVPEDKGVHLGG, from the coding sequence ATGCTTGCCTCGCCTTTCGTAGCGTCTGCACCCCTCGCGTCGGCCGCCGACGCCGTGGCCCCCCATCCCACCATCGGCACCCCTGGCCTGTGGGCGGGCACCCTGGTGGCCGTGCTCTTGGTGGTGGCGCTCGACTTTTGGGTGACGCACAAGCCCCACGCGGTGTCGATGCGCGAGGCTGTGAAGTGGTCCATCATCTACATCGCGCTGCCGCTCATCTTTGGCGTCTGGGTGATTGCAGCGCACGGCAGCACTACCGGCATCGAGTACTACACGGGCTACCTCGTGGAGAAGTCGTTGTCAGTGGACAACCTGTTTGTGTTCATGCTGCTCCTGGCGGCGTTCGCGGTGCCCAGGGAGTTGCAGCAGAGAGTGCTGTTGATCGGCGTGGTGGGCGCGCTGGCGCTACGCGGCATCTTCATCGCGCTTGGCGCAGAGATGCTGGAGCGCTTCGACTGGACGTTCTTGTTGTTCGGCCTGATCCTCGTGGCGACCGCGGTCAAGGTGTTGCGCGATGCGATCGACGGCGACGAGAACGAGGTCGATCCGGACCAGTTGCGCTCCGTGCGCATCATCCGCAAGTTCTGGCCCGTGACCAACTCGTACCGCAGCACCAAGTTCTCCGTGCGCGAGAACGGCCGCCGCGCGGTCACGCCTCTGCTGCTCGTGGTGATCGCCGTGATGTCCACCGACGTGGTGTTCGCGGTGGACTCGGTGCCCGCCGTCTATGGCATCACCGGCGACCCCTACCTCGTGTTCGTGACCAACGCCTTCGCGCTCATGGGCTTGCGCGCGCTGTACTTCGTGCTCGAGGGTGCGCTGTCGCGGCTCGTGCACCTCGGCTACGGCCTCGCTGCCATCCTGTTCTTCATCGGCGCCAAGCTCGCGCTGCACTGGGCGCACGGCATCTGGCCTGCAACTCCCGAGATTCCCACGCTCGCGTCGCTTGCCGTGATCGTGGGCGTGCTTGGCATCGTGACCGCGACGAGTCTGTATGTCACGCGGCGCGGGGTTCCGGAGGACAAGGGCGTGCACCTCGGGGGTTGA
- a CDS encoding LacI family DNA-binding transcriptional regulator, translated as MSEPLHMRTPSRPPRPTMRDVAALAGVGIKTVSRVLNSEPNVSLETAERVHRAAAQLNYEINSVAGNLRRSGQSTKTVGLVVGHVANPFSGQVHAGVEDVLYPQGYSVLAASLDDDAEREQRLVREFLRRRVDGLILTTISQEQTYLLPELSRGLPILFVDREPCGVAADAVVGDNVGGARQATAHLIAHGHRRIALLADRDTLTTAKHRVDGYRAALQEAGLDFDASLVTMNLRSADAAHAAVTALLKSSNPPTAIFTAQNLITIGGIHALRDAGMQHKVALMSFDDLVLADALDPGVSCVTQDPRSMGAIAGRKLLARLAGDEAAPSTVISPTTLIARGSGEIPAPR; from the coding sequence ATGTCCGAGCCCCTGCACATGCGCACACCCAGCCGCCCGCCACGGCCCACCATGCGAGACGTGGCGGCGCTAGCGGGCGTGGGCATCAAGACTGTGTCCCGAGTGCTCAACAGCGAGCCCAATGTTTCTCTCGAGACAGCCGAGCGCGTGCACCGCGCCGCCGCCCAACTGAATTACGAGATCAATTCGGTTGCAGGTAACTTGCGACGCTCGGGGCAATCGACCAAGACCGTCGGCCTTGTGGTTGGCCACGTAGCCAACCCGTTCTCCGGCCAAGTGCACGCTGGCGTCGAAGACGTCCTGTACCCGCAAGGCTATTCGGTGCTGGCCGCTAGCCTCGACGACGACGCCGAGCGCGAACAAAGACTGGTGCGCGAGTTTTTGCGCCGCCGAGTCGACGGCCTCATCCTCACCACCATCTCCCAGGAGCAGACGTACCTGCTGCCCGAACTCTCCCGCGGCCTGCCGATCCTGTTCGTCGACCGCGAGCCCTGCGGCGTGGCCGCCGACGCCGTCGTGGGAGACAACGTCGGCGGTGCTCGGCAAGCGACGGCACACCTCATCGCCCACGGCCACCGGCGCATCGCGCTCCTCGCAGACAGGGACACTCTCACGACGGCCAAGCACCGCGTCGACGGTTACCGCGCGGCACTGCAAGAGGCCGGCCTGGACTTCGACGCCTCGCTCGTCACGATGAACCTCCGGTCGGCCGACGCTGCGCATGCCGCCGTCACCGCGCTCCTCAAGAGCAGCAATCCGCCGACCGCCATCTTCACTGCACAGAACCTCATCACCATCGGAGGTATTCACGCCCTCCGGGACGCGGGGATGCAGCACAAGGTCGCCTTGATGTCATTCGATGACCTCGTGCTTGCAGACGCGCTCGACCCAGGTGTCTCGTGCGTGACGCAGGACCCACGGTCCATGGGAGCGATCGCCGGGCGAAAGTTGCTCGCGCGGCTTGCGGGCGACGAGGCCGCGCCGTCCACGGTCATCTCCCCGACCACGCTCATCGCGCGCGGCTCAGGAGAGATCCCCGCTCCTCGCTAG
- a CDS encoding substrate-binding domain-containing protein, whose protein sequence is MNRLTKRHSGRQLLWKGAAVASAAALALTGCSSEGTNDSTSTGGSDTPADGDIGVSLILKTTTNPFFVAMQEGAEEAAAAEGVNLTVAAGREDGDEDTQIQAIENAISRGDAGILITPSGQAVEEALIKAREAGLYVIALDTPPSSEEAVDITFATDNFLAGELIGEWAASELDGEDAVIAMLDLFDDKIVSVDYARDQGFLTGMGIDVADPQVNGDEAKTGSYSGGNYTIVGNEATQGAEDGGRTAMELLLAQNPDINVVYTINEPAAYGAKAALDAAGKSDVLIVSVDGGCAGVEGVASGVIGATSQQYPLKMAELGVTAIAELVRTGTTPDVTAGLDFFNTGVALVTDSPADGVESIDTAAGSAICWG, encoded by the coding sequence ATGAATCGGCTCACCAAGCGGCACTCTGGTCGCCAGCTCCTGTGGAAAGGCGCGGCCGTCGCCAGCGCCGCTGCCTTGGCCCTCACCGGTTGCTCGAGTGAAGGCACCAACGACTCCACCTCCACTGGTGGTTCCGACACCCCCGCTGACGGCGACATCGGTGTCTCGCTCATCCTGAAGACCACCACCAACCCGTTCTTTGTCGCCATGCAAGAAGGCGCTGAAGAGGCAGCGGCCGCCGAGGGCGTCAACCTCACGGTTGCTGCCGGCCGCGAAGATGGCGATGAGGACACCCAGATCCAGGCGATCGAGAACGCGATCTCTCGCGGCGACGCCGGAATCCTCATCACCCCGTCAGGACAGGCCGTGGAAGAGGCCCTGATCAAGGCGCGTGAAGCGGGCCTGTACGTCATCGCCCTCGACACGCCCCCGTCGTCCGAAGAAGCGGTGGACATCACCTTCGCCACCGACAACTTCCTTGCAGGTGAGCTCATCGGTGAGTGGGCTGCATCGGAGCTCGATGGCGAGGACGCCGTCATTGCCATGCTCGACCTCTTCGACGACAAAATCGTGTCCGTCGACTACGCCCGCGATCAGGGCTTCCTGACCGGCATGGGCATCGACGTTGCCGATCCCCAGGTCAACGGTGACGAAGCCAAGACGGGCTCATACTCTGGCGGCAACTACACGATCGTTGGCAACGAGGCCACGCAGGGAGCGGAAGACGGCGGCCGCACGGCGATGGAACTGCTGTTGGCTCAAAACCCCGACATCAACGTCGTCTACACGATCAACGAGCCTGCGGCCTACGGAGCCAAGGCGGCGCTCGACGCAGCGGGCAAGTCCGACGTGCTCATTGTCTCGGTTGACGGCGGTTGTGCAGGCGTCGAGGGGGTGGCCTCTGGTGTCATTGGAGCTACCAGCCAGCAATACCCGCTCAAGATGGCCGAGCTGGGAGTGACGGCCATCGCGGAATTGGTTCGCACCGGCACGACACCAGACGTCACGGCAGGACTCGACTTCTTCAACACGGGTGTCGCTCTTGTGACCGACAGCCCGGCCGACGGTGTGGAGAGTATTGACACCGCCGCTGGCTCCGCGATCTGCTGGGGCTAG
- a CDS encoding ABC transporter permease: MTPSTETESAAAHVFDTAQTPVQRVRAILHRYPALSPAVVLLVSIIIFGMLNERFLLPGNLSLITQQVAIVGTVALAQTLIILTAGIDLSVGTAMVLASMVMAVAASENGVAAPLALLMGLVVGLLTGLLNGMLVTKLKLPPFIVTLGTYSIFLALTLLYSKGATVRGSDMPAIMTWTGKSFPVAGVSISYGVVIMFVLYVFMAWVLATTAWGRHLYAVGDDPEAARLAGVRTSWVLRSVYISAGTIIAIAAWLQIGRTSAASPNAGADLNLDSITAVVIGGTSLFGGRGTVWGTLLGALIVGVFRNGLSLAGLDVLYQTLAVGVLVIVAVSLDQWIRKAR; the protein is encoded by the coding sequence ATGACCCCATCTACCGAAACCGAATCCGCGGCTGCACATGTCTTTGACACCGCACAAACGCCGGTACAGCGTGTGCGAGCCATCCTTCACCGCTACCCCGCCCTCAGCCCGGCAGTGGTGCTGTTGGTCTCGATCATCATCTTCGGGATGCTCAACGAGCGCTTCTTGCTCCCCGGCAACCTCTCGCTGATCACCCAGCAGGTCGCGATCGTTGGCACGGTTGCCCTCGCGCAAACGCTGATCATCCTCACCGCAGGCATCGACTTGTCTGTGGGCACCGCCATGGTTCTCGCATCGATGGTCATGGCCGTCGCCGCGTCGGAGAACGGTGTTGCGGCTCCTCTGGCCTTGCTCATGGGCCTCGTGGTCGGACTCCTCACGGGCCTGCTCAACGGCATGCTCGTCACCAAGCTCAAGTTGCCGCCGTTCATCGTGACGCTCGGCACTTACTCGATCTTTCTCGCGCTGACGCTGCTGTACTCGAAGGGCGCGACGGTACGCGGCTCGGACATGCCCGCCATCATGACGTGGACCGGCAAGTCGTTCCCTGTCGCGGGCGTCAGCATCTCGTACGGCGTCGTCATCATGTTTGTCTTGTACGTGTTCATGGCGTGGGTACTCGCGACCACCGCGTGGGGACGTCACCTCTATGCGGTGGGCGATGATCCTGAGGCGGCGCGTCTCGCAGGTGTTCGCACCAGCTGGGTGTTGCGATCGGTGTACATCTCAGCGGGCACGATCATCGCGATTGCTGCCTGGCTCCAGATCGGTCGCACGAGCGCCGCGAGCCCCAATGCGGGCGCGGACCTCAATCTCGACTCCATCACCGCTGTGGTGATCGGCGGGACCAGCCTCTTCGGAGGCCGCGGCACGGTCTGGGGAACGTTGCTAGGTGCGCTCATCGTCGGGGTCTTCCGCAACGGTCTCTCGCTAGCCGGTCTCGATGTCTTGTATCAAACCCTCGCCGTGGGGGTCCTTGTGATTGTCGCGGTGTCCCTCGACCAGTGGATCCGGAAGGCACGGTAA